The Ammospiza nelsoni isolate bAmmNel1 chromosome 20, bAmmNel1.pri, whole genome shotgun sequence genome contains the following window.
GCCGGCGggcgccgcggccgccccggTGATCCTCACCCCCATGCAGCAGCGCATCTGCAACCTGCTGGGAGAGGCCACCATCATCAGCCTGCCGAGCGGCGAGTGCGGCGCGGGTGACGGGAGCGACATCCCCATCACCGCGTCGGCCACCACGGTCACCCTGACCCAGAGTGAGTGCTGCGCCCGCCCCAACGCTCTGGGCTGGCCTGGAGGGtcacacagagcccctggcacccccCTGCGAAGGGACCCCGAGCCTTGTGTGGggacagaaccacagaatggtttctgttggaagggaccttaaagagcACCcggttccaaccccctgccatgggcagagacacctcctACTAGAACAGGTTGATGCATCCTggcctggccttgaacatttccaggaacAAGCTGCCCACAAGTTCTTTGGGCAGAGAGAAACCCCAACAAAAAGAAATCCCCACCTCTCTGTAATGAAATGCTCCTCCCAGTCTGCCCTTGTGGTGTAGGGGAGTGGCCGCAAGAAAGCAGGTACTGAAAGTCGGCTTCGACAGCTGGACTCAGTCTTAAAGAGGAGGGGAATCAAGGATCCTTTGCACCTTGGGAGGTTCTTCAGTCCCTCTCTGGGGAAAAACATCTTCAGGGATGATTTTCCAGTGTGCAGTgccccaaagagcagctctgctacTGACAGGGGCCATTCGGGGTCTTTGCTGTTATATCAGTCAGTCAATGCTGCTTGGAAAGATTGTTCTAAACTGGAGATTGAGAAATGATATTGTCTAGACAGATAAGGCATTCCCTATTCCTTTGGATTGTGCAGCCCAGAAGGAAGCTCGACTGAGGGTGGAGTAGACTTAAATAGGTCATTTTGTGCATTGCTGGCCATTGTACGTTATCTCACTGAGCAGGCCGTATTCCTGTGATATTCACTGAATAGTCCTGCAGATAAAAATCCTGTATCCCAGCTACCCCTGACTCCCTTTCTGCCCTTTGTTCTCAGTTCCTGCAGAGACAGCCTACCACAGCCTGGAGGACGGCGTTGTGGAGTACTGCACCACAGAGGCCCCGGCCACGGTGACGGCCGAGGCGCCCCTGGAGATGATGGCCCACCAGCACGAGGTGTCTGCCAAGCCCCAGGAGCTGAAAAGCCGCATTGCCCTCAACTCAGCcaagctcctgcaggagcagcgaGTGACCAACCTGCACGTGAAGGAGATTGcccagcacctggagcagcagaacGATTTGCTGCAGATGATTCGCCGCTCGCAGGAGGTGCAGGCGTGCGCCCAGGAGCGGCAGGCGCAGGCCATGGAGGGCACGCAGGCGGCTCTGAGCGCCCTCATCCAGGTCCTCCGCC
Protein-coding sequences here:
- the NAIF1 gene encoding nuclear apoptosis-inducing factor 1 — protein: MAMASPPAPPAKKRKMNFSEREVEIIVEELERGKHLLVNHFNAGVPLAAKAAAWHDILRRVNAVATCHRELPEVKKKWSDLKTEVRRKVAQVRAAMEGGGDSQNGGGNGPEGEEPAGAAAAPVILTPMQQRICNLLGEATIISLPSGECGAGDGSDIPITASATTVTLTQIPAETAYHSLEDGVVEYCTTEAPATVTAEAPLEMMAHQHEVSAKPQELKSRIALNSAKLLQEQRVTNLHVKEIAQHLEQQNDLLQMIRRSQEVQACAQERQAQAMEGTQAALSALIQVLRPMIKDFRRFLQSNTPSPSVTTEPGQTGQQDGFKTDF